The genomic DNA CCTGGAGCGCCTGCCTGCTTACCAGCGGCAACCTTGCTTCTCGTTCCTCCACGTTCACTCAGGGCCTTTCGCCCACTAGTCAAGGGTTGAAGCTCTTCGCGTCTCTCTGGAGAAGGGAAGGCCGGTTTGTGTTTTCTTTGGAACCTTGGCACCTTGACAGTGCAGATAAAACGCGCTTGCAGCGTCCTGGCCGCGTCTGGTTCTCTCGTGCAGCGGGCATTCGGCCTGACGGCTCTGACGACTCGCGTGAGGAGGCCCGTCGAGACTGGAAACCCACAGTCACCACCCGCCGACACCACCCGCCGACACCACCCATGGTGGAAGTAAACATGTTGCGATTGGTCGACCATTTATGATTGATCTACAGCAGGCATCGAGGTCGCGGGAATGCAAGTCACTGTGTTTCCAGCGTCAGGGGGCGCAGAGTCATTGTCAGAGGGCTTCCGTTTCTCTTGCGGCGGGCGTTACGGAGACATGTGGGGCGGGAACGGCCGGAAATAGTGGATCTTCTCGGCCGGCTGTCGGCCCCAGAGCCGGAAGCGAGCGCGAACTTGGAAACAAGAGGCCAAAGCGAAGCTGCTCATATCCGGCACAACCGCTCCGCCAACTGTTGAGGAATCCATCCAAAAAATGATTTAGCTACGAGGCTGCGTCAAACTGTGTCGATGTTTAGCTAGCGAACCAATGCCTTCGTCCTCGGTTTGTGTATGAGCCGGACGTCCCGAGTCCGGACTCAGTCGGATGGGGCGCGCCtcatggcatggaggagaCGAGCTCGCCCTGCCCACGCACAAGCCAGAATAGCCTACGGGCGTCTTCTGTGTGCCCTATGCTCATCAATATGCAGTCATGGGCAAGACCACCCCACCACCCGGGGTTATGAGCGAAGCTTAATCTGGCCGCTGTGTTTCCGAGCCTGAGAAACTCTTGCCCAAGCTTATTTCTTCCTACACAACGCTCGCTTCCATTTTTGGGCGGGGTCACGCTGTTCCAGATCCAGGTGTGTCATGGTGAAGCACGGACAAGGCGAATCGCGGTCGACGACTCAGCCATCGCCGCTCCCCCCTTCTCAAGGGAATGGCTCCCCAACTGTACCACTGGTCGTCTGTTCAAAGACCCAAGCGcaacatccccccccccccacctgAACAAACTTACCCCTTCTGCACCTTGTCCGCATGCAGAATTGCCTTCTCTGTGTCGGAGGAGCAGACAACCGAAAGTCACTGCCCGGGGTCCCCCGTTGACGATGCGCCCGTATTGCCCCTGGATTTGGAGCCGCaggacgacaacggcggTAGAATGGCCTGGTCTGCGCTGTGTGGGTTTCCCCAAGGGTTTGCTTGGTGATCTGCAGGGACGAGAAATGATCTGCGGTGCATCCCGACGCGCCTGGGAACCGATGGGAACCGGCCGGCAAGCTTATGCGTCTTCTTCGGAGGTGTGCCCGAGGAGATGGTTCAAAGGATCGACGAAGCACGGCGCGCGCGCACCCAATCGTCGGGACCGGCACCGCGTTGCCCTCGGCGATTGAATTTCCCTCAACCTCCTGGTGTAGGGAGTTTCCCTTTCTCCCCTTGCCTCCCGTGTGCTTtgtgcccccccctccctcgagTCCTGGATGCCACCTCCTTACCGCACTCTAACGCGCATCCGGAAAGGTGCGAAGTCTCTTTTGCGCGACATACTCTCAACATACTTTTGAGCCGCCGAGTCAAGGTTCTTCAACGGGCCAATAAGAAGGAAAATGCTGCTACAAGGGCAGAGACAAGCATCGGCAATGACGAAGTTTGCCCTGGCGTGCCTGGCACTAAACGTTAGCTCCCGCATGCTGGATGGAGTGCATACCATACCATCCGTCGTGGCGTCCAGCGGCTGTGTCTGTCCATATGCACCGTCCGAGTTGAATGGTTATTCATCCGCAAGACACGCAAGAACTGCACAAGACATTACAAGACCCGGAACCGCCAGCATGGCATGACGGGCATGACTGTCTAATATGACATCTCAACTTCCCTTCATGTGTATCCACTGTCGCCCGCTGTCGGTTCACCTCAGTGCAATGGTACCAAGGCTCGTCGTTGTTCCAGAATATTAAGATGATAGGCGTCACAGGGAGCTCTGCGTCTATCTCGCGTCCTCTCTCTAAGTCGTTCGCTTTAcacttccctccccccccctcaaaaGGACGACCGTTCTGGACGGCCGAGCGCGAGTTCGAGGCTACGCCGCAAGGCCATTCCAGCGAGCAGGCATCAACCGgctctcgtcgtcctgcCTGCGAAAGTCTCGTGGCACGGTCTCGTAGGCGAACGGATGTTTGATCTGGCTGCCCGTCACATTCTCCTCCCATCGCGCACCCCAGATCTGCGGACGTGGCGCAGATCCTGCAACAGCTTCCCTCCCTGCACCTACCTGTACCCTCCGCCAGGGATGTGCAACAAACGTTTCCTGATCTGCGACAGCGTTTCTTCAGACTCCATAATCGTACTCCATCAAGCCGGGAAGTAGGGGGATGTGCATTACAATGCGATTGGCTGGCTGTTCTGCAAAAGTTAGCtacccaccaccacctctACTTCTCTTTCAttcgccttctcctcctcccggcTTTCACATCAACATACTCTCACCTCCCTGTGACTTACACAGAGCCTCCTCAACGACGTTCGAATCGGTCATGGTCGTGTTTCGAACCCGCCTCCATCACGAGAGGCGGTTGTTGTCGCCGGTGTTTGGCCTCATCTTTTTGGGTCTCCGGTCCAAACAATATGCTTGATCTTGAGTTGGTGCCAACACGAAGGGTTGTCCtagagaggaaggggggttgGAGGAGTACCGGATGGTAGAACGTGCTGGCAACGctcgaagagggagaggaggatgctTTTTGCTGTGTTTCCTTTGCATGTgggctggagggggggggggcaaaaGGGACGGTTGAGTGTTGAATAGACCCAGGCATCGCGGGCTCCCGAGTACAAAACGGGCTGCTCCTCCCAACCTTTCCCTCTCGTCTCttctcatcatcagcatcaacatCTTCAGCTTTTCAGCAgtctctttccctctctttcgGTTGACTTCCCTCCTCCGGCAGGATACTACTCGTTGACAACTCCTCTGGAAAGGAGTTTCCATCTTTTTACACCTACAACAAAACCAACTAGTTCACAATGTCTCTCAAGACcgtcgctgctgccgccatcctcgccgccgcccacttGGTGGCTGGCCATGGTGCCATTATCGATGCCACCACcgcggacggcggcaaggctATGGGTCTGGGTGTCGATCCCAACACTCCTCGTGACGGCACTCGTGCCCAGCCCTTCCAGGTTGATTCCACCCGCTTCAAGGGTCCCAGCTCCGATACCGTGGGCCAGACCACCGGTGGTGGAGAGAACGACATTGAGTCCGGCACACAGGCGATCATGGCCATGACTGGCCAGCCGCTTCCTCAGATCAAAGCCGGCGGCACCCTCGAATTGACCGTCCATCAGGTCAACGCTGACGGCGGTGGTCCTTACACATGCgacatcaacgacgacggcaccgccaccTCGTGGACCGAGGTCGCCGTCCCCCTTACCGTCCCTGGCCAGAACTCCCGCAACCGCGTAAGTTgattccccccccccgcgaGTTCCCATTGCTTCACGGATGGAACACCAAGCTGACTAGCTCCTTCAGGACGGTGCCATCACCGACCACCCCATGAGGGTCACTATCCCCGCCGGTCAGGCATGCACGGGTACGGTCGCTGGCCAGCAGAACGTCTGCCTGGTCCGCTGCAtgaacgccgcccgcgccggcccCTTTGGCGGCGTTGTCCCTGTCCAGATGATGCAGGCCGGCGCCACTCCCGCCGCGGCCCGCCGCAACCTGGgccgcgccatcgccgagagggagaggcAGTTCAAGCGCATGATGAAGcgggccgtcgacgccgaggccgccgagctcgaggaggatgaggagtAGTTTTTTGACATCACTCTCATTTTGCACATAATCCAAAGTTGAAAGTTGGCACTAGTCTTTTTTTCTGAGAGAaggtggaaggggggggagatcTTACATGTAACAGTACTGGATTACTGATAATGAGACACGACTGACTGCCTGCTCTAATTTGGAGTATGGGGGCCATCTTTACTGCTGTGGTTCCTCTTTGCCGATGCTTCGAACCAAACTTGTTTGCCGACTTTCTGACTCTGCTCTTCAGAACTTTACTCTACTCTTCTGTCGCCTTGAGAGCGTGGGTTCGCCCCGTACGAGGTTTGATGGCGAAATCCGGGTCCCTGCCCAGCCATCGATTTCAGGGCCCATCATTCCAACAGGCTGGGAACGATGGCAGTTGGTTCAGTTTCCTGTTTCGGCGTTGTTGCATAAATAGTTTATTCTGAAAAGTAAGATACTTTGTCTGTTCCCGAACATGAATGAATTATCAAGGAAACCTAGACGTCTGTTCGACTGCGCGGTTGGACACACTTGCTCTTACGACGAAATAATGCCGGCAGCCTGCAGGACTTGTCGATTCTAACAACGTGAAACAAAACAGCGGACGAGGATAcccttctttcccccttctccagCCACACACCATCTACAAGTATCTCATGGGTGTCAGACCGTCGTTGAGTTATCGGGCTGAAACGGAGGCTCACTCTTCGGACGAGAAATGGAGTCAAAGTCTGATTAACGTTTGCGGTTCCTGGAAAATGGATCTGCGCTACGGAGCCCATCTCGTCATGTCGGCGGCACTCACATCCGACCTTCCCCCCTCGATGACCATGAGATGTATTTCTGAGGCGAGGGGCCATTGGCTGGTTCCTGTGGACATTGATCAGCAAACTCTGCGAGGATGTTTCGTACCTGAACGCGGTGGGGGGGCCGAAGGACAGGGGTCCGATGTTGAACAGTCGGGAAACCTTGAACCCCTTTCACGATCATGTCAAATGCAAGGTATGTTCTTCTATTGAAGCAAGCGCCAATAGAGTTGACATCGTTGACGACGGGTGCGAACGGTCGTGCGTTCGGTTTCGGTATCTGCTGACCCCATTTCCTCGGTTATCCGCGCCCTTACCACGTAGGCAGGCATCCAACAGCCTTGGAGATGTGCTTTGTGTTGCAACTGCGGCAGGACATGGCCTCCTCTGTGTCGACTATTAGTCGGTAACACGTTTTTTGGCGTGAAAATCCCTAAGATCCATGCCAGGTTTACGAGAGTTCTAGTCCTGGAAGATTGCACCAGCAAATCGCTGAAATCATC from Colletotrichum higginsianum IMI 349063 chromosome 3, whole genome shotgun sequence includes the following:
- a CDS encoding Cas1 appressorium specific protein, giving the protein MSLKTVAAAAILAAAHLVAGHGAIIDATTADGGKAMGLGVDPNTPRDGTRAQPFQVDSTRFKGPSSDTVGQTTGGGENDIESGTQAIMAMTGQPLPQIKAGGTLELTVHQVNADGGGPYTCDINDDGTATSWTEVAVPLTVPGQNSRNRDGAITDHPMRVTIPAGQACTGTVAGQQNVCLVRCMNAARAGPFGGVVPVQMMQAGATPAAARRNLGRAIAERERQFKRMMKRAVDAEAAELEEDEE